The following are encoded in a window of Candidatus Jordarchaeales archaeon genomic DNA:
- a CDS encoding class I SAM-dependent methyltransferase: MKHTYERKKVVEWCDEGAIPPEWNADSDFVFRMMGPRTIKALSLSPRDVVLDVACGLGIEVVGMAKQGARVVGVDVSKIMVMKAKRYVAGCGVEADIVQGASECLPFRDNAVDALICKGALDHFHYPRRSILEFARVLKPEGRAVISVANMESLGFKLARLVDALGLSGLREGERRPWDMPEDHTLRVDYKTLKAYTQGALKANHIEGLSLFWSFPHWGKLLGKMPKKAADTILNTLDTIARKLPTISDIIIFKGQPEKRKTINPSSPAAKT; this comes from the coding sequence TTGAAGCACACATATGAGAGGAAGAAGGTTGTCGAGTGGTGTGACGAGGGAGCTATACCCCCCGAGTGGAACGCCGACTCGGACTTCGTTTTTAGGATGATGGGGCCGAGGACGATAAAAGCCCTCTCACTCTCACCCAGAGACGTAGTGCTCGACGTCGCCTGCGGACTGGGAATAGAAGTGGTCGGAATGGCTAAGCAGGGCGCCAGGGTGGTTGGAGTGGACGTTTCAAAAATAATGGTTATGAAGGCTAAGCGCTATGTGGCTGGATGTGGCGTCGAGGCGGACATAGTTCAGGGTGCCAGCGAATGCTTGCCATTCAGGGATAACGCGGTCGACGCGCTCATATGCAAAGGTGCCCTAGACCACTTCCACTACCCGCGCCGCTCGATACTCGAATTCGCCCGTGTCCTCAAACCGGAAGGAAGAGCGGTGATATCTGTCGCGAACATGGAGAGCCTAGGCTTCAAGCTAGCGAGACTAGTAGACGCCTTAGGACTCTCGGGGCTGAGAGAGGGCGAGAGGAGACCCTGGGACATGCCAGAGGACCACACACTGAGAGTCGACTACAAAACCCTCAAAGCATACACGCAAGGCGCGTTAAAAGCCAACCACATCGAAGGGCTATCTCTCTTCTGGAGCTTTCCACATTGGGGGAAGCTGCTCGGCAAGATGCCGAAGAAGGCCGCAGACACCATACTAAACACACTAGACACAATAGCCAGAAAACTACCAACAATAAGCGACATAATAATCTTCAAAGGACAACCCGAAAAAAGAAAAACCATAAACCCTTCGTCACCAGCCGCTAAAACTTGA
- a CDS encoding HEAT repeat domain-containing protein codes for MGSRPVVELLEELKEGDPSKLPSTLSELCSYAEQGVYDPDVLPLLRKVIEPQQDSGVLVCALRLASLYCSEGLFHREVAESVPPLLNHESDSVKAHALYFLATCARRGVVWEEVFERMVELIRSDAVEVALMAIEALIAYAEEGVTFPGVLEAAIDVLEWGDSNLQASALSLLSVYAEREMLNERFLKYAPSLLSSEDEAVRLEAALCLWRYAVRGLVSDTAVGPLLRMLGSDSFSVQSAAARALWRYAKFGVGGRKAADELALLLSSENTFVRRAAVYALLLYAQSGVLSPAAASVFPSLLGDKDEGVRRVALQVIEEYEKRGGGVLD; via the coding sequence ATGGGTTCTAGGCCGGTGGTTGAGCTGCTCGAGGAGCTTAAGGAGGGTGACCCCTCAAAGCTCCCGTCGACACTAAGCGAGCTATGCTCGTACGCTGAGCAGGGTGTCTACGATCCGGACGTCCTCCCACTGTTGAGGAAAGTGATTGAGCCACAACAGGATAGCGGGGTTCTTGTTTGCGCGCTACGCCTCGCCTCCCTCTACTGCTCGGAGGGCTTATTTCACCGCGAAGTAGCTGAAAGCGTGCCCCCCCTCCTGAACCACGAGAGTGACAGCGTTAAGGCTCACGCGCTGTACTTCCTCGCAACCTGCGCCCGCAGAGGGGTAGTCTGGGAGGAGGTGTTCGAGAGAATGGTTGAACTTATCCGCTCTGACGCTGTTGAAGTCGCACTTATGGCCATCGAGGCACTCATAGCTTACGCTGAGGAGGGGGTGACTTTTCCAGGCGTTCTAGAAGCGGCGATAGACGTGCTTGAGTGGGGTGACAGCAACCTCCAGGCGTCAGCGTTGAGCTTGTTGAGTGTCTACGCAGAGAGGGAGATGCTCAACGAAAGGTTCCTTAAGTACGCTCCCTCGCTGCTGAGCTCAGAGGACGAGGCTGTTCGACTGGAGGCGGCGTTATGCCTTTGGAGGTACGCTGTAAGGGGTTTGGTGAGCGATACGGCTGTGGGGCCCTTGCTAAGGATGCTCGGAAGCGACTCTTTCAGCGTCCAGTCAGCGGCGGCACGCGCACTCTGGAGGTACGCTAAGTTTGGTGTCGGGGGGCGCAAGGCGGCTGACGAGTTAGCGCTTCTGCTCAGCTCGGAGAACACGTTTGTGAGGAGGGCTGCAGTCTACGCTTTGCTCCTCTATGCTCAGAGTGGGGTTTTATCTCCCGCCGCCGCGAGCGTCTTTCCATCCCTGCTGGGGGACAAAGATGAGGGCGTCAGGAGGGTGGCACTCCAAGTAATAGAAGAGTACGAGAAGAGGGGTGGAGGAGTGCTTGACTAA
- a CDS encoding carboxypeptidase-like regulatory domain-containing protein, which translates to MIESGPLFITYTTLAKHGDYNAYCNITYRFFRWGWICETNSTFNSSASGQVYRNNEWVFNPGIMRNLTYRYQYGTPTTVTFGETSRQENLYSNVLWFCLWDQGDREAVGTFDLVSPQVSGATVRQGYWYYRVFWYVTSYYEFWDRYWGIVDFSAGGWIYEKFAVYIWDGSRGYAPFQAFAEGMKASLTVSVGTPEDVFYKLEVTVTDPSGAPIPGANVSIFNDEDYTQLNVSKLTDENGKCTFFLYYCEGGYYLQANLSLPYLPPGDQYVNRTGRWTPGVNSSSVTIVLNATRLYIEVYDKLGSRVQNANVTINYTSGFPQNIVNQSVDPYYANICLYVKVGASFYVNISTQAYPNEQIKLYNMSDGSVLSQPLTLNGPANIRVELDRTLYLRQTQLRCEGGSFFTVYWSDEVNFSVWIERIGPNVGINASWVNYTISHLNGTVVVPQTVMTENTSAIGQWYVTLNTTGLVGGYIYLVTFYGEPLDTDSYAYPVPVTVYLVVKELPVTVGYESFINVTWSSPPSFNISVYLNDTRRNMPVENAVVSYSILGTPYSGIMNNVGGGYYAVPVDVLSNLTSGVYTIEVAPIAQNYSINPVKITLVINPVPTSARFSSELLHDGYVLVIYNRTLTFSVELRDVGGNPVTGATVVWFIGGTEYSGNMVEKDSGVYVAALNLSELSLGSPEPGLYVLHVIASKQNYQFQEITLSLSISGIPVTFTPITLPLSSKFIVGQYIMAESNVPFVPLIFTLKDDLGRPVTGANITLLSLPVWEVSPGVYLTLIPVSGLSDVAFPLSVKAEKAYYQSASTVILLNVKEWSVPLVNLPYKFFLALLASILLPSSAFAFHVYLQRARIPPIIRRIDYLIDRIYKGLPVEVGKPKTRESVITAILAEELSLIGVEPKPPTYVTPEVMDKLVPLLVEIGKSESEARVILAELRAASPTDREKLLETLGVPPDISAAILQELEKEEERTLSKKEVKEEEAEKEETGGEEQKEEAAKIDEGGEVRAEEKKEEDT; encoded by the coding sequence GTGATTGAGTCCGGGCCGCTTTTCATAACTTACACCACGCTAGCCAAGCACGGAGACTATAACGCTTACTGCAACATCACCTATAGATTCTTCAGGTGGGGATGGATATGCGAAACAAACTCCACGTTCAACAGCTCGGCGAGTGGACAAGTATACAGAAATAATGAATGGGTTTTTAACCCAGGGATAATGCGCAATTTAACCTACAGATATCAATATGGGACGCCAACCACGGTGACTTTCGGCGAAACCAGTCGGCAAGAAAACTTGTACAGCAATGTATTATGGTTCTGCTTGTGGGATCAAGGTGATCGCGAAGCTGTTGGCACATTCGACCTTGTCTCCCCACAGGTGAGCGGCGCCACAGTTAGGCAAGGCTACTGGTACTACCGCGTGTTTTGGTATGTAACTTCCTACTACGAGTTCTGGGACAGGTACTGGGGTATAGTCGACTTTAGTGCTGGCGGGTGGATTTACGAGAAGTTTGCAGTATACATTTGGGACGGATCCCGAGGGTATGCTCCTTTCCAGGCGTTCGCTGAGGGCATGAAGGCAAGCCTCACGGTGAGCGTGGGGACACCTGAAGACGTCTTCTACAAGCTGGAAGTAACGGTGACAGATCCTTCAGGAGCCCCGATACCGGGCGCTAACGTCAGCATATTCAACGATGAAGACTACACTCAACTTAATGTGTCCAAGTTGACAGACGAGAATGGAAAGTGCACATTCTTCCTCTACTATTGTGAAGGAGGCTACTACCTGCAAGCTAACCTATCCCTACCATACCTTCCACCCGGAGACCAGTACGTAAATCGGACAGGGAGGTGGACGCCGGGGGTGAACTCGTCGTCAGTAACAATAGTGCTTAACGCTACGAGGCTTTATATTGAAGTTTACGATAAGCTGGGTAGCCGCGTCCAGAATGCTAACGTTACTATAAACTACACGTCTGGTTTCCCACAGAACATCGTTAACCAGTCGGTTGATCCGTACTATGCTAATATTTGCCTTTACGTTAAGGTTGGCGCAAGTTTCTATGTGAACATTTCAACGCAAGCTTACCCGAATGAGCAAATTAAACTTTACAATATGAGTGATGGTAGCGTGCTCAGCCAGCCTCTTACTCTGAATGGACCGGCGAATATTCGTGTAGAGCTTGACCGCACATTATACTTGAGGCAAACTCAACTTAGGTGCGAGGGCGGCAGCTTCTTCACCGTATACTGGAGTGACGAGGTAAACTTCTCGGTGTGGATAGAGCGGATTGGGCCAAACGTAGGCATAAACGCTTCATGGGTCAACTACACGATATCACACCTTAATGGTACGGTGGTCGTGCCGCAAACAGTAATGACTGAAAACACGTCGGCCATCGGGCAATGGTACGTTACGCTAAACACTACGGGACTCGTTGGAGGATACATATATCTTGTTACATTTTACGGGGAGCCATTGGACACTGACAGCTATGCTTACCCTGTGCCTGTAACCGTGTACTTGGTTGTGAAGGAGTTGCCGGTGACCGTAGGCTACGAGTCCTTCATAAATGTCACTTGGAGCTCGCCTCCGTCGTTCAATATCAGCGTGTACTTGAATGATACGAGGCGCAACATGCCCGTTGAGAACGCTGTTGTGAGCTACTCGATCCTGGGCACGCCATATAGTGGAATCATGAACAATGTCGGGGGAGGATACTATGCGGTTCCAGTTGATGTACTGAGCAACTTAACTAGTGGAGTTTATACTATCGAGGTTGCTCCTATAGCGCAGAACTACTCTATTAACCCAGTTAAGATTACGCTGGTGATAAACCCCGTTCCAACTTCTGCCAGATTCTCCTCCGAGCTCCTCCATGACGGGTATGTGTTAGTGATCTACAATAGGACTTTAACGTTCTCTGTTGAACTAAGAGATGTAGGAGGTAATCCTGTTACTGGCGCTACGGTCGTTTGGTTCATTGGCGGGACAGAGTACTCAGGGAATATGGTTGAGAAAGATAGTGGAGTTTACGTGGCGGCTTTAAATCTCAGCGAATTATCTTTAGGATCTCCAGAGCCCGGGCTCTATGTCCTGCATGTAATTGCCTCCAAGCAGAACTACCAATTCCAGGAGATTACGCTGTCTCTCTCCATTTCAGGGATTCCAGTCACGTTTACGCCCATTACGTTGCCTTTATCGAGCAAGTTTATCGTCGGGCAATACATCATGGCTGAGAGCAACGTTCCCTTTGTGCCTCTAATCTTCACGCTCAAAGACGATTTGGGAAGACCTGTGACGGGAGCGAACATTACGCTTCTCAGCTTACCTGTGTGGGAGGTTTCACCCGGCGTCTACCTCACGTTGATCCCTGTTTCAGGGCTTTCCGACGTCGCGTTTCCACTGTCAGTCAAAGCCGAAAAGGCATACTACCAGTCTGCTTCAACCGTCATCTTGCTTAACGTGAAAGAGTGGAGCGTTCCACTGGTAAACTTGCCTTACAAGTTCTTCCTAGCGCTTCTTGCAAGCATACTTTTGCCATCTTCAGCTTTCGCCTTCCATGTCTACTTGCAGAGAGCTAGGATACCGCCAATAATTAGAAGGATAGACTACTTGATTGATAGAATATACAAGGGGCTGCCCGTTGAGGTCGGCAAACCTAAGACGAGGGAAAGCGTCATAACAGCAATACTCGCGGAGGAATTGTCGCTTATAGGAGTTGAACCTAAACCGCCTACTTACGTCACTCCGGAGGTTATGGACAAGCTTGTCCCGTTGCTGGTCGAGATAGGTAAGAGCGAAAGTGAGGCGCGTGTAATACTAGCAGAACTGAGAGCGGCTTCGCCGACAGATAGGGAAAAGCTTCTCGAAACTCTTGGAGTTCCACCAGACATATCGGCAGCAATACTGCAAGAATTAGAAAAAGAAGAGGAGCGAACGCTTTCAAAGAAGGAAGTGAAAGAAGAAGAGGCGGAGAAAGAAGAGACTGGGGGAGAAGAGCAAAAAGAAGAAGCTGCCAAGATTGATGAGGGAGGAGAAGTCAGAGCGGAGGAAAAGAAGGAAGAGGACACCTGA
- a CDS encoding aminopeptidase — MKHLELLEGAVSACRQNLAVKEGENVVVVADPDMVVYGESFAYAAEVLGAEVTLVLMKDRGRHGAEPPRPVAAAIEAADVFILTTTHSLSHTEARRRATERGGRGASLPGVTKQMFLEPMMADYGYVKRLTEVVASLLDKGKEVRLTSPSGTDLTLNLEGRIAMRDDGDYTRPGLWGNLPAGEACIAPVESEGEGVIVLDSVLGSFDGSKITVKSGRAVSFKGDGAKRIENKLREVGDCAFQVAELGVGTNPKARLVGNILEDEKVMGTVHVAFGDNTSFPGGRNKCAVHIDLIILKPTLTIDGETVMKDGVLLVNV; from the coding sequence TTGAAGCACTTGGAGCTCTTGGAGGGAGCTGTGTCTGCTTGCAGACAGAACCTTGCGGTTAAGGAAGGCGAGAACGTTGTGGTTGTCGCAGACCCAGATATGGTTGTTTACGGTGAGTCCTTCGCATACGCCGCTGAGGTGTTGGGCGCTGAGGTGACGCTCGTCTTGATGAAGGATAGGGGGAGACATGGCGCCGAGCCTCCTAGGCCCGTTGCGGCAGCCATAGAGGCGGCTGACGTCTTCATACTGACGACCACACACTCTCTGAGCCACACTGAGGCTAGGAGGAGGGCTACCGAGAGGGGTGGTAGGGGGGCTAGTCTTCCCGGGGTTACGAAGCAGATGTTCCTCGAGCCCATGATGGCGGACTACGGCTACGTTAAGAGGTTAACAGAGGTAGTTGCGTCGCTGCTTGATAAGGGTAAAGAGGTCAGACTGACTTCTCCTTCCGGAACAGACTTGACCCTCAACTTGGAGGGTAGGATCGCTATGAGGGATGACGGGGACTACACCCGTCCAGGGCTCTGGGGGAACCTCCCAGCGGGGGAGGCGTGTATAGCTCCCGTGGAGTCTGAGGGGGAGGGGGTTATCGTGCTGGACTCCGTTCTCGGGTCTTTCGACGGGTCGAAGATCACTGTTAAGAGTGGTAGGGCTGTTAGTTTTAAGGGAGATGGGGCTAAGCGCATTGAGAACAAGCTTAGAGAGGTAGGGGACTGCGCTTTTCAGGTTGCCGAGCTTGGAGTAGGCACGAATCCCAAGGCTAGGCTTGTGGGGAATATTTTGGAGGACGAGAAGGTTATGGGAACGGTTCACGTGGCATTCGGCGACAACACAAGCTTCCCCGGGGGAAGGAACAAGTGCGCGGTCCACATAGATTTAATAATACTTAAGCCAACCCTCACAATCGACGGAGAAACCGTGATGAAGGACGGTGTACTCCTGGTTAACGTTTGA
- the ileS gene encoding isoleucine--tRNA ligase, whose product MGLYSSVETTPDFPRLEEEILRFWKERDIFGKVRKLRKGKRKFVFLEGPPTANGLPHVGHVLTRCMKDVFLRFRTMIGEDVVPRIAGWDCHGLPVEIEVEKELRLNSKRDIEVFGVERFNEMCRMSVFKYEREWVKMTERVGTWLDMDRPYVTMSKEYIESVWWSLKQLWEKTWEKDGERGRMLYKDYYVVLYCPRCGTPLSSHEVALGGYKDTADPSIHVKFKVKGEENTYFLVWTTTPWTLLSNVALAVHPDLEYILVEQGGERYIVAKALQMLLEGNYKVLKTFKGRELEGLEYEPLYSFVKPDKKAWYVVLGDFVTETEGTGIVHIAPAFGPEDFEVAKKYKLPIIQLVDEAGRVKEEAAPFKGLYIKDADKEIIKDLKRRGLIYKSGTIVHPYPHCWRCDTPLLYYAIETWYIKMSALRDKLVENNNKINWYPPYLKRGRFGKFIEEAKDWALSRNRFWGTPLPIWTCTKGHHVCVGSYEELERYAGKLPENFDPHKPQIDSITFPCPECGETMKREPYVIDCWYDSGAAPFAQYHYPFENVELFKETFPVTFITEAVDQCRGWFYTLHAVATAVFGSHAYENVLSLGHVLDEHGRKMSKSRGNVVDPNVIFRNVGADAMRWYFFVSSPPWVPKRFSEKMVVETRNRFLNTLWNVYFFYVTNANIDEFNPHVGGRPKVTSELDRWLLSRLSTVTKTVRREMENYMVHKAARLLDEFVVEELSNWYLRRSRRRFWRNEMDEDKRSAYFALYRTLETLTRLLAPFIPFTAEAMYQNLSRGDEKAVESVHLTDFPMPVEDEIDPDLERKMDLVIRLAASGRSARASKGIKLRHPLKEAVVVAREEVIRDIAPLEEYLRDELNVKEVNYSTNPKDYLSFSVKPNFKFLGPKFKGEAKKVADQLSKEDPEKLVAALEEGDYALNIDGKTFVVTKEDVEICVEAKEGYGVGEPVTYVKDGKRTQVYVLVNVEVTEELRREALAREVVRRIQAMRKEMNLDFMQRIEVAIKCDDSVFRDIEAYMDYIKGETLADKIVRGEGEGYSKEWEIDDVKMTITVRKK is encoded by the coding sequence TTGGGGCTATACAGTAGTGTTGAGACCACTCCAGACTTTCCTAGGCTGGAAGAGGAGATACTTCGCTTCTGGAAGGAGCGCGACATATTCGGCAAAGTGAGGAAGTTGAGGAAGGGAAAACGCAAGTTTGTCTTTCTTGAGGGGCCGCCGACCGCTAACGGTTTGCCGCACGTCGGCCACGTGTTGACGAGGTGCATGAAGGACGTTTTTCTCAGGTTTAGGACAATGATAGGGGAAGATGTTGTCCCCCGCATCGCGGGCTGGGACTGCCATGGGTTGCCCGTGGAGATAGAGGTTGAGAAGGAGCTTAGGCTTAACAGTAAGCGTGACATCGAGGTTTTCGGTGTTGAGCGCTTCAACGAGATGTGCAGAATGAGCGTCTTCAAGTATGAGCGTGAATGGGTTAAGATGACCGAGCGTGTGGGTACGTGGCTCGACATGGATCGCCCATATGTGACCATGAGCAAGGAGTACATTGAATCCGTGTGGTGGTCTCTGAAGCAGTTATGGGAGAAGACGTGGGAGAAGGACGGCGAAAGGGGGAGGATGCTCTACAAGGACTACTACGTTGTCCTTTACTGTCCGAGGTGTGGGACTCCTCTCAGCTCCCACGAGGTCGCCCTCGGCGGGTACAAGGACACCGCAGACCCGTCTATACACGTAAAGTTCAAGGTTAAAGGCGAGGAGAACACCTACTTCCTCGTCTGGACTACTACACCGTGGACGCTCCTCTCAAACGTTGCGCTCGCAGTACACCCAGACCTCGAGTACATACTAGTGGAGCAAGGGGGCGAAAGGTACATTGTCGCGAAGGCGCTCCAAATGCTCCTCGAAGGGAACTACAAAGTGCTGAAGACCTTCAAGGGGAGGGAGCTTGAAGGGCTCGAATACGAGCCACTCTACTCTTTCGTGAAGCCCGACAAGAAGGCGTGGTACGTCGTGCTCGGCGACTTCGTGACCGAGACCGAGGGGACAGGGATAGTGCACATCGCCCCAGCCTTTGGCCCGGAAGACTTCGAGGTCGCCAAGAAGTACAAGCTGCCGATAATCCAGCTGGTGGACGAGGCAGGCCGCGTGAAAGAAGAAGCAGCCCCGTTCAAAGGACTCTACATAAAGGACGCCGACAAAGAGATAATAAAGGACCTTAAGAGGAGGGGTCTCATCTACAAGTCTGGAACCATAGTCCACCCATACCCCCACTGCTGGCGGTGCGACACCCCACTCCTATACTACGCCATAGAAACATGGTACATCAAGATGAGCGCGTTGAGGGACAAGCTTGTAGAAAACAACAACAAGATAAACTGGTACCCACCATACTTGAAGAGGGGGCGGTTTGGGAAGTTCATAGAGGAGGCGAAGGACTGGGCCCTCAGCAGGAACAGGTTCTGGGGGACCCCGCTCCCAATATGGACATGTACAAAAGGTCACCACGTGTGCGTCGGGAGCTACGAGGAGCTTGAAAGATACGCCGGCAAGCTTCCGGAGAACTTCGACCCACACAAGCCGCAGATTGACTCGATAACCTTCCCGTGCCCCGAGTGCGGGGAGACTATGAAAAGGGAGCCCTACGTCATAGACTGCTGGTACGACTCCGGCGCCGCCCCGTTCGCCCAGTACCACTACCCGTTCGAGAACGTTGAGCTGTTCAAGGAAACGTTCCCAGTGACCTTCATAACTGAGGCCGTGGACCAGTGTAGAGGCTGGTTCTACACGCTACACGCCGTCGCGACGGCGGTCTTCGGAAGCCACGCATACGAAAACGTTCTCTCCCTGGGCCACGTCTTAGACGAGCATGGCAGGAAGATGAGCAAGTCGCGTGGGAACGTCGTCGACCCGAACGTGATATTCAGGAACGTGGGCGCCGACGCCATGAGGTGGTACTTCTTCGTTTCAAGCCCGCCGTGGGTTCCGAAACGGTTTAGCGAGAAGATGGTCGTCGAGACGAGGAACAGGTTTCTCAACACCCTTTGGAACGTGTACTTCTTCTATGTCACGAACGCCAACATAGACGAGTTCAACCCTCATGTGGGCGGGAGGCCGAAGGTTACCAGTGAGCTTGACAGGTGGCTCCTCAGCAGGTTGTCAACTGTCACTAAGACCGTTAGAAGGGAGATGGAGAACTACATGGTTCACAAGGCTGCCAGGCTGCTCGACGAATTCGTCGTCGAGGAGCTCAGCAACTGGTACCTGCGCCGCTCCCGCAGGCGCTTCTGGAGAAACGAGATGGACGAGGACAAGAGGAGCGCCTACTTCGCCCTCTACAGGACGCTGGAGACGCTGACAAGGCTCCTCGCGCCTTTCATACCATTCACCGCTGAAGCCATGTACCAGAACCTTTCAAGGGGGGACGAGAAGGCGGTTGAAAGCGTCCACCTCACAGACTTCCCCATGCCGGTCGAAGACGAGATTGACCCAGACCTCGAGAGAAAAATGGACTTAGTCATAAGGCTTGCAGCTTCCGGAAGGTCGGCTAGAGCTAGCAAGGGGATAAAGCTTAGGCACCCATTGAAGGAGGCAGTGGTAGTGGCCCGAGAAGAGGTCATACGCGACATAGCTCCTCTCGAAGAGTACCTCAGGGACGAGCTGAACGTAAAAGAGGTCAACTACTCGACGAACCCGAAAGACTACCTGTCTTTCTCGGTGAAGCCAAACTTCAAGTTCCTTGGCCCGAAGTTTAAGGGTGAGGCGAAGAAGGTTGCCGACCAGCTATCCAAAGAGGACCCCGAGAAGCTTGTAGCTGCCCTCGAGGAAGGAGACTACGCTTTGAACATTGACGGGAAAACTTTCGTTGTAACGAAGGAGGACGTCGAGATCTGCGTTGAGGCAAAGGAAGGGTATGGTGTGGGAGAACCGGTGACCTACGTCAAGGACGGGAAGAGGACGCAAGTCTACGTGCTGGTAAACGTCGAGGTCACCGAGGAGCTGAGAAGGGAGGCGCTGGCTAGGGAAGTCGTCAGAAGAATTCAAGCGATGAGAAAGGAAATGAACCTTGACTTCATGCAGCGGATAGAGGTGGCGATAAAGTGCGACGACTCCGTATTCAGGGACATCGAAGCATACATGGACTATATTAAAGGCGAAACCCTAGCAGACAAAATAGTGCGCGGCGAAGGCGAAGGCTACAGCAAGGAGTGGGAGATCGACGACGTTAAGATGACGATAACCGTCAGGAAGAAGTGA
- the ilvD gene encoding dihydroxy-acid dehydratase, translating into MVTGLRSRKVYGSIEGYMGRTLLKACGFTDEELDRPLIAVVNSWTNLVPGHVHLNLIAEAVEAGIRMAGGTPLQFHTIAICDGIAMGHEGMHYSLPSRDLIAASIEMMVNAHQLDGMVLIGSCDKIVPGMLMAAALLDIPAIFVNGGPMLPGRFMGEKVTGRRALEMQFLRMMFPSEELERGARALSERVLPGCGSCQGMYTANTMCCLAEALGMALPGLATIPAVDARRLRAAKESGMRAVKLVEEGIKPSDVMTYESFENAIRVDMALGGSTNTVLHLPAIASQLGIKLTLDLFDTLSRETPHLCDLDPSGPYTVQDLDDAGGIPAVLKELGELIHKDVLTVTGKTLGENIKDAAVLDRSVIRPRDNPVHKEGGIAILKGNLAPNGAVVKQSAVDPKMLRFEGEARVFDSEEDALKAITGKEINPGEVVVIRYEGPRGGPGMREMLKPTAALIGTGLGDKVALVTDGRFSGATRGPCIGHVDPEAMSGGPIAVVKDGDVISIDIPERRLDVKISREELESRLKKWKPPEPKFKRGVLSVYSKMVKPTSEGAGYLL; encoded by the coding sequence ATGGTTACCGGGTTAAGAAGTAGGAAAGTTTACGGCTCCATTGAAGGATACATGGGGAGAACCCTGCTGAAAGCATGCGGCTTCACAGATGAAGAGCTAGATAGACCGCTCATAGCCGTGGTCAACAGTTGGACGAACCTCGTGCCGGGACACGTCCACCTAAACCTCATCGCCGAAGCCGTGGAGGCCGGAATAAGAATGGCGGGGGGCACCCCCCTCCAATTCCATACAATAGCGATATGCGACGGGATAGCGATGGGGCATGAAGGCATGCACTACTCCCTCCCAAGCAGGGACCTCATAGCTGCATCCATAGAGATGATGGTTAACGCTCACCAGCTCGACGGCATGGTGCTCATAGGCTCCTGCGACAAAATAGTCCCAGGCATGCTCATGGCTGCGGCTCTCCTAGACATACCGGCAATTTTCGTTAACGGCGGACCCATGCTTCCAGGCAGATTCATGGGGGAGAAGGTGACGGGGAGGAGGGCCCTAGAAATGCAGTTTCTCCGCATGATGTTCCCCTCGGAGGAGCTAGAGAGGGGGGCGCGAGCACTTTCGGAGCGCGTTCTCCCCGGCTGTGGCTCATGCCAGGGGATGTATACTGCTAACACCATGTGCTGCCTGGCTGAAGCACTTGGAATGGCCCTCCCAGGCTTGGCAACAATACCGGCTGTCGACGCGAGGAGGCTGAGGGCTGCCAAGGAGTCCGGTATGCGGGCGGTGAAGCTCGTAGAAGAAGGGATCAAGCCGAGCGACGTCATGACATATGAATCGTTCGAGAACGCTATTAGGGTTGACATGGCCCTCGGAGGCTCGACGAACACTGTTCTACACCTCCCTGCGATAGCGTCGCAGCTGGGCATCAAGCTCACGTTGGACTTGTTTGACACGCTTAGCAGGGAGACACCGCACCTGTGCGACCTGGATCCCAGCGGTCCTTACACTGTTCAGGATCTGGACGATGCGGGGGGTATACCGGCGGTGTTGAAAGAGCTTGGCGAGCTCATCCACAAGGACGTGCTGACCGTCACAGGGAAAACTCTTGGAGAGAACATAAAGGACGCCGCGGTGCTCGATAGGAGCGTCATAAGGCCGCGGGACAACCCGGTGCACAAGGAGGGAGGAATAGCCATACTAAAGGGGAATCTAGCCCCAAACGGTGCGGTGGTCAAGCAGTCCGCGGTCGACCCGAAAATGCTTAGGTTCGAGGGTGAGGCGAGGGTCTTCGACTCAGAGGAGGACGCGTTGAAAGCGATCACGGGAAAAGAGATCAACCCCGGAGAGGTGGTCGTCATAAGGTATGAGGGGCCGCGCGGTGGTCCAGGGATGCGCGAGATGCTTAAGCCGACAGCAGCCCTCATAGGCACAGGGCTCGGAGACAAAGTAGCACTAGTCACAGATGGAAGATTCTCGGGGGCAACGAGAGGCCCCTGCATAGGACACGTAGACCCAGAAGCCATGAGCGGCGGCCCGATAGCTGTAGTTAAGGACGGGGACGTAATATCAATAGACATACCCGAGCGCAGGTTGGACGTAAAGATTTCAAGGGAAGAGCTTGAAAGCAGGCTGAAAAAGTGGAAGCCACCCGAACCAAAATTCAAGAGGGGGGTCCTAAGCGTGTACTCGAAAATGGTTAAGCCGACATCGGAAGGAGCAGGATACCTCCTATAA